A stretch of Paenibacillus peoriae DNA encodes these proteins:
- a CDS encoding glycosyltransferase family 2 protein encodes MKFKMSLVVPMYNEIDNIDFFYERISEVLNKHNYDYEIICINDGSKDNTHARLREIASTDYRIKVIDLSRNFGKEIAMSAGLKYSKGDIVIPIDADLQDPPELIPLMVEKWQEGYDVVYATRTKRDGETFIKKATASFFYKFIRRITKIDIPADTGDFRLMSRQVVNAVNNLPESHRFMKGLFSWVGFKQTSISYLRDARFAGKTSFNYWKLWNFAIEGITSFSFAPLQLAMYLGFIVSIFALIRALFLMINTLIYGNPVPGYPSLMVTVLFLGGVQLITIGIIGEYIGRVYGESKRRPLFLVRETINIEIEAQQQEKEPYNL; translated from the coding sequence ATGAAATTTAAGATGTCATTAGTTGTACCTATGTATAATGAAATTGACAACATTGATTTTTTTTATGAACGCATTTCAGAAGTACTAAATAAGCATAACTATGATTATGAAATCATATGTATTAATGATGGTAGCAAAGACAATACTCATGCTAGATTAAGAGAAATTGCCTCTACTGATTACAGAATCAAGGTCATTGATTTGTCTAGAAATTTTGGTAAGGAAATTGCAATGAGTGCAGGTTTGAAATATTCTAAAGGGGATATAGTAATCCCTATAGATGCCGATTTGCAAGATCCACCTGAACTCATTCCCTTGATGGTTGAAAAGTGGCAAGAAGGATACGATGTTGTTTATGCAACAAGAACTAAAAGGGATGGAGAGACTTTCATAAAGAAAGCAACAGCCAGTTTTTTTTATAAATTTATAAGACGAATAACGAAAATAGATATTCCGGCCGATACTGGGGATTTTCGTTTGATGTCTAGACAAGTTGTTAATGCTGTAAATAACTTACCAGAAAGTCACCGATTTATGAAGGGGCTTTTTAGTTGGGTAGGATTTAAACAGACAAGTATATCATATCTTCGGGATGCAAGATTTGCTGGGAAAACCAGTTTTAATTATTGGAAGTTATGGAATTTTGCTATTGAAGGGATTACATCTTTTAGCTTTGCTCCTCTACAACTTGCTATGTATTTAGGCTTCATTGTGTCAATTTTTGCATTGATCCGTGCACTTTTTTTAATGATAAATACATTGATATATGGAAATCCGGTTCCTGGCTATCCATCTCTTATGGTTACTGTATTGTTTTTGGGGGGAGTTCAGTTAATTACAATTGGAATCATTGGAGAATATATTGGTCGTGTATATGGTGAGAGTAAACGTAGACCGCTATTTCTTGTAAGAGAAACTATAAATATTGAAATAGAAGCTCAGCAACAAGAAAAAGAGCCCTATAATTTATGA